A DNA window from Callospermophilus lateralis isolate mCalLat2 chromosome X, mCalLat2.hap1, whole genome shotgun sequence contains the following coding sequences:
- the LOC143639299 gene encoding thymosin beta-4-like: MNFKTLGGSHFADQTSLVHASCSASSETLSDKPDMAEIKKFDKSKLKKTETQEKNPLPSKETIEQEKQAGGS, encoded by the coding sequence atgaattttaaGACACTCGGTGGCAGTCACTTCGCAGACCAGACTTCTCTCGTTCACGCATCTTGCTCTGCTTCCTCAGAAACCCTGTCTGACAAACCCGATATGGCTGAGATCAAGAAATTCGATAAgtcgaaattgaagaagacagaaACGCAAGAGAAAAATCCTCTGCCTTCAAAAGAAACGATTGAACAGGAGAAGCAAGCAGGCGGATCGTAA
- the Suv39h1 gene encoding histone-lysine N-methyltransferase SUV39H1 isoform X1: MAENLKGCSVCCKSSWNQLQDLCRLAKLSCPALGISKRNLYDFEVEYLCDYKKIREQEYYLVKWRGYPDSESTWEPRQNLKCVRILKQFHKDLEKELLRRHHRLKPPRHLDPSLANYLVQKAKQRRALQRWEQELNAKRSHLGRITVENEVDLDGPPRAFVYINEYRVGEGITLNQVAVGCECQDCLWAPAGGCCPGASLHKFAYNDQGQVRLRAGLPIYECNSRCRCGYDCPNRVVQKGIRYDLCIFRTDDGRGWGVRTLEKIRKNSFVMEYVGEIITSEEAERRGQIYDRQGATYLFDLDYVEDVYTVDAAYYGNISHFVNHSCDPNLQVYNVFIDNLDERLPRIAFFATRTIRAGEELTFDYNMQVDPVDMESTRMDSNFGLAGLPGSPKKRVRIECKCGTESCRKYLF, from the exons ATGGCGGAAAATTTAAAAG GCTGCAGTGTGTGTTGCAAGTCTTCTTGGAATCAGTTGCAGGATCTGTGCCGCCTGGCCAAGCTGTCCTGCCCTGCCCTTGGCATCTCTAAGAGGAACCTCTATGATTTTGAAGTCGAGTACCTGTGTGATTACAAGAAGATCCGA GAACAGGAATATTACCTGGTAAAGTGGCGTGGATACCCTGACTCAGAGAGCACCTGGGAGCCAAGGCAGAATCTCAAGTGTGTGCGCATTCTCAAGCAGTTCCACAAGGACTTAGAAAAGGAGCTGCTCCGCCGGCATCACAGGTTGAAGCCACCCCGGCATCTGGACCCAAGTTTGGCCAACTACCTCGTGCAGAAGGCCAAGCAGAGGCGGGCACTTCAGCGCTGGGAGCAGGAGCTCAATGCCAAGCGCAGCCACCTAGGACGCATTACTGTGGAAAATGAGGTGGACCTGGATGGCCCCCCACGGGCCTTCGTGTACATCAATGAGTACCGTGTTGGTGAGGGTATCACCCTCAACCAGGTGGCCGTAGGCTGTGAGTGTCAGGACTGTCTATGGGCACCAGCTGGAGGCTGCTGCCCTGGGGCATCCCTGCACAAGTTTGCCTACAATGACCAAGGCCAGGTGCGGCTGCGAGCCGGGCTGCCCATCTATGAGTGCAACTCCCGCTGCCGCTGTGGCTATGACTGCCCCAACCGCGTAGTACAGAAGGGCATCCGCTATGATCTCTGCATCTTCCGCACAGATGATGGGCGTGGCTGGGGTGTACGCACTCTAGAGAAGATTCGCAAGAACAGCTTCGTCATGGAGTATGTGGGAGAG ATCATTACCTCAGAGGAGGCAGAGCGGCGGGGCCAGATCTATGACCGTCAGGGTGCCACCTACCTCTTCGACCTGGACTACGTGGAGGATGTGTATACTGTGGATGCCGCCTATTATGGCAACATCTCCCACTTTGTTAACCATAGT TGTGACCCCAACCTACAGGTGTACAACGTCTTCATAGACAACCTTGATGAGCGGCTGCCCCGCATTGCTTTCTTTGCCACAAGAACCATCCGGGCAGGCGAGGAGCTCACCTTTGATTACAACATGCAAG TGGACCCCGTGGACATGGAGAGTACCCGTATGGACTCCAACTTTGGCCTGGCTGGGCTCCCTGGCTCCCCCAAGAAGCGGGTCCGTATTGAATGCAAGTGTGGGACTGAATCCTGCCGCAAATACCTCTTCTAG
- the Suv39h1 gene encoding histone-lysine N-methyltransferase SUV39H1 isoform X2, giving the protein MAENLKGCSVCCKSSWNQLQDLCRLAKLSCPALGISKRNLYDFEVEYLCDYKKIREQEYYLVKWRGYPDSESTWEPRQNLKCVRILKQFHKDLEKELLRRHHRLKPPRHLDPSLANYLVQKAKQRRALQRWEQELNAKRSHLGRITVENEVDLDGPPRAFVYINEYRVGEGITLNQVAVGCECQDCLWAPAGGCCPGASLHKFAYNDQGQVRLRAGLPIYECNSRCRCGYDCPNRVVQKGIRYDLCIFRTDDGRGWGVRTLEKIRKNSFVMEYVGEIITSEEAERRGQIYDRQGATYLFDLDYVEDVYTVDAAYYGNISHFVNHSVYNVFIDNLDERLPRIAFFATRTIRAGEELTFDYNMQVDPVDMESTRMDSNFGLAGLPGSPKKRVRIECKCGTESCRKYLF; this is encoded by the exons ATGGCGGAAAATTTAAAAG GCTGCAGTGTGTGTTGCAAGTCTTCTTGGAATCAGTTGCAGGATCTGTGCCGCCTGGCCAAGCTGTCCTGCCCTGCCCTTGGCATCTCTAAGAGGAACCTCTATGATTTTGAAGTCGAGTACCTGTGTGATTACAAGAAGATCCGA GAACAGGAATATTACCTGGTAAAGTGGCGTGGATACCCTGACTCAGAGAGCACCTGGGAGCCAAGGCAGAATCTCAAGTGTGTGCGCATTCTCAAGCAGTTCCACAAGGACTTAGAAAAGGAGCTGCTCCGCCGGCATCACAGGTTGAAGCCACCCCGGCATCTGGACCCAAGTTTGGCCAACTACCTCGTGCAGAAGGCCAAGCAGAGGCGGGCACTTCAGCGCTGGGAGCAGGAGCTCAATGCCAAGCGCAGCCACCTAGGACGCATTACTGTGGAAAATGAGGTGGACCTGGATGGCCCCCCACGGGCCTTCGTGTACATCAATGAGTACCGTGTTGGTGAGGGTATCACCCTCAACCAGGTGGCCGTAGGCTGTGAGTGTCAGGACTGTCTATGGGCACCAGCTGGAGGCTGCTGCCCTGGGGCATCCCTGCACAAGTTTGCCTACAATGACCAAGGCCAGGTGCGGCTGCGAGCCGGGCTGCCCATCTATGAGTGCAACTCCCGCTGCCGCTGTGGCTATGACTGCCCCAACCGCGTAGTACAGAAGGGCATCCGCTATGATCTCTGCATCTTCCGCACAGATGATGGGCGTGGCTGGGGTGTACGCACTCTAGAGAAGATTCGCAAGAACAGCTTCGTCATGGAGTATGTGGGAGAG ATCATTACCTCAGAGGAGGCAGAGCGGCGGGGCCAGATCTATGACCGTCAGGGTGCCACCTACCTCTTCGACCTGGACTACGTGGAGGATGTGTATACTGTGGATGCCGCCTATTATGGCAACATCTCCCACTTTGTTAACCATAGT GTGTACAACGTCTTCATAGACAACCTTGATGAGCGGCTGCCCCGCATTGCTTTCTTTGCCACAAGAACCATCCGGGCAGGCGAGGAGCTCACCTTTGATTACAACATGCAAG TGGACCCCGTGGACATGGAGAGTACCCGTATGGACTCCAACTTTGGCCTGGCTGGGCTCCCTGGCTCCCCCAAGAAGCGGGTCCGTATTGAATGCAAGTGTGGGACTGAATCCTGCCGCAAATACCTCTTCTAG